A DNA window from Fragaria vesca subsp. vesca linkage group LG3, FraVesHawaii_1.0, whole genome shotgun sequence contains the following coding sequences:
- the LOC101291223 gene encoding subtilisin-like protease-like, producing MAIPEAIPDPSPITIPLLIKTQIDRDYYCVHLVVLLILGMVLSSWCQDDEDSDNISAVYIVTLKQAPIAHYLAEARKNSQGLNGDTERLSIHKPRSINISRTDPKYGSYIARVHDSLLRRALKGEKYLKLYSYHYLINGFAVLVTPDQVNKLSRRREVANVVLDFSVRTATTHTPQFLGLPQGAWVQEGGFKSAGEGVVIGFIDTGIDPTHSSFADNSKHPYPVPAHFSGVCEVTRDFPSGSCNRKLIAARHFAASAITRGVFNISQDYASPFDGDGHGTHTASIAAGNHGIPVVVAGHQFGHASGMAPRSHIAVYKALYKSFGGFAADVVAAIDQAAQDGVDIISLSITPNRRPPGVATFFNPIDMASLSAVKVGIFVVQAAGNTGPSPKSMSSFSPWIFTVGSASHDRTYSNSITLGNNVTIPGVGLAPATQNDTVYTLISAMHALNNDTTVTDDMYVSECQDSSNFNQDLVQGNVLICSYSIRFVLGMSTIQQALQTAQNLSAVGVVFYMDSFMIGFQLNPTPMKMPGIIISSPEDSKAFIQYYNRSLERDITTGKIIKFGAVAAICGGTKANYSNISPKVMYYSARGPDPEDNSFDIADIMKPNLVAPGNSIWAAWSSVGADSVEFQGESFAMLSGTSMAAPHVAGLAALVKQKFPNFSPSAIASALSTSASLYDKTGGPIMAQRAYAFPDQNQSPATPFDMGSGFVNATGALNPGLIFDSSYDNYMSFLCGINGSAPVVLNYTGHSCWVYNSTINAGDLNLPSITIANLNQSRTVLRTVINVAGNESYSVGWSAPFGVSLKVSPSHFYIASGETQVLSVFFNATSNSAAASYGRIGLFGNQGHVVNIPLSVIVKITYNTTINS from the exons GTGCATTTGGTGGTGTTACTTATTTTGGGGATGGTTTTGAGCTCTTGGTGTCAGGATGATGAAGATTCTGATAACATCTCTGCTGTGTATATTGTCACTCTTAAACAAGCTCCTATTGCTCATTACTTGGCTGAAGCTAGAAAGAACAGTCAAGGTTTGAATGGAGATACTGAGCGGTTGAGCATTCACAAACCAAG GTCTATAAATATCTCAAGAACGGATCCTAAGTATGGCTCATACATTGCTCGAGTTCATGATTCATTATTGAGAAGGGCATTGAAAGGGGAGAAATATCTGAAGCTGTACAGCTACCACTACTTAATTAATGGATTTGCTGTGCTTGTTACCCCGGATCAG GTTAATAAGCTTTCCAGGAGGAGAGAAGTTGCAAATGTGGTCCTGGATTTCTCTGTTAGAACTGCAACAACCCATACACCTCAGTTCTTGGGATTACCACAAGGAGCATGGGTTCAAGAAGGTGGATTTAAATCAGCCGGAGAAGGGGTTGTGATTGGGTTTATTGATACTGGCATTGATCCAACACACAGTAGTTTTGCTGATAATTCTAAACACCCATATCCAGTTCCGGCTCATTTCTCGGGCGTATGTGAGGTTACTCGAGATTTTCCATCTGGTTCATGCAATAGGAAGCTTATAGCGGCCCGCCATTTTGCAGCATCTGCTATAACCAGGGGTGTTTTCAATATATCCCAGGACTATGCTTCTCCTTTTGATGGTGATGGCCATGGCAC GCACACTGCTTCCATTGCTGCAGGGAACCATGGAATTCCAGTTGTTGTTGCTGGGCATCAGTTTGGACATGCAAGTGGGATGGCTCCTCGATCACA CATTGCTGTTTACAAGGCATTGTACAAAAGCTTTGGAGGCTTTGCTGCTGATGTTGTTGCCGCAATAGACCAG GCTGCCCAGGATGGGGTTGACATAATAAGCTTGTCAATCACTCCCAATAGACGTCCTCCCGGAGTTGCAACATTTTTCAACCCCATAGATATGGCATCACTATCAGCTGTAAAGGTTGGTATATTTGTTGTCCAAGCAGCAGGAAATACTGGACCATCACCCAAAAGCATGTCTTCCTTCAGTCCATGGATCTTCACTGTTGGTTCTGCTTCTCATGACAGAACCTACAGCAACTCTATAACACTTGGCAACAACGTCACTATTCCTGGAGTTGGACTTGCAC CTGCTACACAGAATGATACAGTGTACACACTGATTTCTGCAATGCATGCTTTGAATAATGACACAACAGTTACAGATGATATGTATGTAAGTGAATGCCAAGACTCAAGCAACTTCAATCAGGATCTGGTCCAGGGAAACGTCTTGATTTGCAGCTACTCAATTCGATTTGTGCTTGGAATGTCCACAATACAGCAAGCCTTACAAACAGCGCAAAATTTAAGTGCAGTTGGTGTTGTTTTTTATATGGATTCCTTTATGATTGGTTTTCAGCTCAACCCAACTCCAATGAAAATGCCTGGCATCATAATTTCTTCCCCGGAGGATTCCAAG GCCTTTATCCAATACTACAATCGTTCCTTGGAGAGAGATATCACGACGGGGAAAATTATCAAATTTGGAGCAGTTGCAGCCATTTGTGGTGGTACAAAAGCAAACTACAGTAATATCTCTCCAAAGGTCATGTATTACTCTGCTAGAGGGCCGGATCCAGAAGACAATTCTTTCGATATTGCAGACATAATGAAACCCAATTTGGTAGCTCCTGGAAACTCTATATGGGCTGCTTGGAGTTCTGTGGGCGCAGACTCAGTAGAATTTCAAG GTGAGAGCTTTGCAATGCTGTCTGGGACAAGCATGGCTGCTCCTCATGTTGCCGGTCTTGCTGCACTGGTTAAGCAGAAGTTTCCCAATTTCAGTCCTTCAGCCATTGCATCTGCCCTTTCAACATCGGCTTCTCTATATGACAAGACTGGTGGGCCAATAATGGCTCAGCGTGCTTATGCCTTTCCAGATCAAAACCAGTCTCCAGCAACGCCATTTGACATGGGCAGTGGTTTTGTAAATGCTACAGGAGCACTAAATCCAGGATTGATTTTTGATTCCA GTTATGACAATTATATGTCATTTCTTTGTGGCATTAATGGATCAGCTCCTGTGGTTTTGAATTACACTGGTCATAGCTGTTGGGTATATAACTCTACCATCAATGCCGGAGACCTAAATTTACCGTCTATAACAATAGCAAATCTCAACCAGTCCAGAACTGTTCTAAGAACTGTGATCAACGTTGCTGGAAATGAGAGTTATAGTGTTGGATGGAGTGCTCCTTTCGGAGTTTCTCTAAAAGTGTCTCCATCACATTTTTACATTGCTAGTGGGGAGACACAGGTCTTGAGTGTTTTCTTCAATGCTACGAGCAACAGCGCTGCTGCTAGCTATGGAAGGATAGGACTATTTGGAAATCAAGGTCATGTCGTGAACATTCCTTTGTCTGTCATTGTCAAAATCACATATAATACTACCATTAACAGCTAA
- the LOC101290939 gene encoding nuclear transcription factor Y subunit B-6-like, with amino-acid sequence MERGGFHGYQKTQNASSGLTLSEINMKLAEINYSTKNNAAITNNGGATDDNECTVREQDRFMPIANVIRIMRKILPPHAKISEDAKETIQECVSEYISFITGEAKRCQREQRKTITAEDVLWAMSKLGFDDYIEPLTLYLHRFREMEGDRGSMRAESTLIKTTGGTRAAMTAAEYHAAAAAGSFAAGFAPFHHHHGFFGYLKNGAGTSLSHQALANGDHLQASSHSQ; translated from the exons ATGGAACGGGGAGGTTTCCACGGCTACCAAAAGACCCAAAATGCCAGCTCCG GGCTGACACTATCGGAGATCAACATGAAGCTGGCTGAGATTAACTACTCCACCAAGAATAACGCTGCTATCACAAACAATGGTGGTGCTACTGATGATAACGAATGCACCGTGCGAGAGCAGGACCGTTTCATGCCGATAGCCAATGTGATCAGAATTATGCGCAAGATCCTGCCCCCGCATGCCAAGATCTCAGAAGACGCCAAGGAAACAATCCAAGAGTGTGTCTCCGAGTACATCAGCTTCATCACAGGAGAGGCCAAGCGTTGCCAGCGCGAGCAGCGCAAGACAATTACTGCCGAAGACGTTTTGTGGGCAATGAGCAAGCTGGGGTTCGATGACTACATCGAGCCTCTCACTCTCTACCTCCACCGCTTCCGTGAGATGGAGGGTGATCGTGGCTCCATGAGGGCCGAGTCGACTTTGATCAAGACTACTGGTGGTACTAGGGCAGCAATGACTGCGGCAGAATACCATGCAGCAGCTGCAGCAGGCTCTTTCGCAGCTGGCTTTGCTCCATTTCATCATCACCATGGTTTTTTCGGATACTTGAAGAATGGTGCTGGTACATCTTTGTCCCATCAGGCACTGGCTAATGGTGATCACCTGCAGGCATCATCACATTCCCAGTAA